A window of the Cucurbita pepo subsp. pepo cultivar mu-cu-16 chromosome LG01, ASM280686v2, whole genome shotgun sequence genome harbors these coding sequences:
- the LOC111800055 gene encoding cysteine protease ATG4-like, with translation MGRGKDLNSTCSSKSVTDIVDRSQQSICPTLGSRNHISSKASLWSGFFTSTFSVFEHNKESSVSEKKAVHSRHNVWTTVRRVMTSGSMRRIQERILGSRRSGVYSSGGDIWLLGVCHKISQDQASDDAVTSDSVAGFELDFSSRILMTYRKGFNDIQDSKYTSDVNWGCMLRSSQMLVAQALLFHRLGRSWRKTSQKPLDKEYVEILHLFGDSETSAFSIHNLLQAGRPYDLAAGSWVGPYAICRSWETLVRLKRETPTPQDQQLPMAIYIVSGDEDGERGGAPVLCIDDASRHCFQFSKGQLDWTPILLLVPLVLGLEKINPRYIPSLRATFTFPQSLGILGGKAGASTYIVGVQDENAFYLDPHEVQQVVNIDKDDLEADTSSYHCNVIRHIPLESIDPSLAIGFYCRDKDDFDDFCYRASKLAGDSYGAPLFTVAETHSSNSVRHGNALNDGSRLVVDNADVHVPDEGGAQEDDWQIL, from the exons TGCTCTTCTAAAAGTGTAACTGATATTGTAGATAGAAGTCAGCAATCTATTTGTCCCACGTTAGGGTCTAGAAATCATATATCCTCCAAAGCCTCCTTATGGTCAGGCTTCTTTACATCTACTTTTTCAGTCTTTGAACATAACAAGGAGTCCTCTGTCAGTGAAAAGAAGGCAGTTCATTCTCGACACAATGTCTGGACAACTGTAAGAAGAGTTATGACCAGTGGCTCAATGAGGAGAATACAAGAGCGCATACTGGGTTCTCGCAGGAGTGGTGTTTATAGCTCTGGTGGTGATATATGGCTCCTCGGTGTGTGCCATAAAATTTCCCAAGATCAGGCTTCTGATGATGCAGTTACTAGTGACAGTGTAGCAGGATTTGAGCTAGACTTTTCATCTAGAATTCTGATGACATATCGTAAAG GTTTTAATGATATTCAAGACTCAAAATACACCAGTGATGTAAATTGGGGTTGCATGCTTAGAAGCAGCCAAATGCTTGTTGCTCAG GCATTACTTTTTCATAGATTAGGAAGATCTTGGAGAAAGACTTCACAGAAG CCACTGGACAAAGAATATGTTGAAATTTTGCACCTTTTTGGTGACTCGGAAACATCAGCATTTTCGATCCATAATCTTCTTCAGGCAGGAAGGCCCTATGACCTTGCTGCTGGGTCATGGGTGGGACCATATGCCATATGTAGGTCATGGGAGACTCTAGTCCGCTTAAAGAGGGAGACTCCTACTCCCCAAGACCAGCAACTTCCAATGGCTATTTACATTGTTTCTGGAGACGAAGATGGAGAGAGAGGTGGTGCTCCAGTTTTATGCATTGACGATGCGTCAAGACATTGTTTTCAGTTTTCTAAAGGCCAACTTGATTGGACTCCCATTCTGTTATTAGTTCCTTTGGTTCTTGGACTTGAAAAAATCAATCCAAG GTACATCCCATCATTACGAGCAACATTTACCTTTCCCCAAAGTCTCGGGATCTTGGGGGGGAAAGCTGGTGCTTCAACATACATCGTGGGTGTTCAAGATGAAAATGCCTTTTACCTTGATCCACATGAGGTTCAGCAG GTAGTTAATATTGACAAGGATGACCTGGAGGCTGATACTTCCTCTTATCACTGCAA TGTCATCCGTCACATCCCGTTAGAATCAATAGATCCTTCTCTAGCAATCGGGTTTTATTGTCGCGACAAAG ATGATTTTGATGACTTCTGTTATCGGGCATCAAAGTTAGCAGGCGACTCATACGGAGCTCCATTATTTACAGTTGCTGAAACACATTCCTCAAATTCAGTGAGACACGGCAATGCATTGAATGATGGTAGTAGATTAGTAGTGGACAATGCCGATGTGCACGTGCCAGACGAAGGAGGGGCGCAGGAGGATGACTGGCAAATACTCtga
- the LOC111777727 gene encoding guanosine nucleotide diphosphate dissociation inhibitor 2-like, giving the protein MDEEYDVIVLGTGLKECILSGLLSVDGLKVLHMDRNDYYGGESSSLNLIQLWKRLKGEDKPPAQLGSSREYNVDMIPKFMMANGTLVRVLIHTNVTKYLSFKAVDGSYVYNKGKIHKVPATDMEALKSPLMGLFEKRRVRKFFIYVQGYDESNPKTHEGMNLTRVTTKELIAKYGLDDNTVDFIGHALALHRDDSYLNLPALDTVKRMKLYAESMARFQGGSPYIYPLYGLGELPQAFARLSAVYGGTYMLNKPECKVEFDDEGKVVGVTSEGETARCKKVVCDPSYLPDKVRKIGKVARAMAIMSHPIPNTSDSHSVQIILPQKQLGRRSDMYVFCCSYSHNVAPRGKFIAFVTTEAETDNPKAELKPGIDLLGAVDEIFFDTYDRYEPANESSRDNCFISMSYDATTHFESTVTDVLNMYTLITGKVVDLSVDLSAASAAEE; this is encoded by the exons ATGGATGAAGAATACGACGTTATTGTGCTTGGAACCGGTCTCAAGGAGTGCATCCTCAGTGGTCTTCTTTCCGTTGATGGCCTCAAG GTTCTGCACATGGATAGGAATGACTATTATGGAGGGGAGTCTTCATCACTTAATCTCATTCAG CTTTGGAAGAGGTTGAAGGGAGAAGACAAGCCACCTGCCCAGCTGGGTTCTAGTAGGGAATATAACGTGGACATGATTCCAAAG TTTATGATGGCAAATGGAACTCTTGTGCGTGTCCTTATCCATACAAATGTTACCAAGTATTTGTCTTTTAAAGCTGTTGATGGTAGCTATGTGTATAATAAGGGAAAG ATTCACAAAGTTCCAGCTACAGATATGGAAGCACTCAAATCTCCACTTATGGGTTTATTTGAGAAGCGCCGTGTTCGCAAGTTCTTCATCTATGTTCAGGGCTATGATGAAAGTAATCCTAAGACGCATGAGGGAATGAACTTGACAAGAGTGACAACAAAAGAATTGATTGC AAAATATGGGCTTGATGACAACACTGTTGACTTCATTGGTCATGCATTGGCACTTCATAGAGATGATAGCTACCTTAATCTGCCTGCATTAGATACAGTAAAGAGAATGAAG CTATATGCGGAGTCTATGGCTCGTTTTCAAGGAGGGTCTCCGTACATCTATCCTCTATATGGATTAGGGGAGCTTCCGCAG GCATTTGCCCGCCTTAGTGCTGTCTACGGTGGAACATATATGCTAAATAAACCTGAGTGCAAG GTTGAATTTGATGATGAAGGAAAAGTTGTTGGTGTCACATCAGAAGGTGAAACTGCCAGGTGCAAAAAGGTTGTCTGCGATCCTTCCTACTTGCCCGACAAG GTCAGGAAGATCGGTAAGGTTGCTAGGGCCATGGCTATAATGAGCCACCCAATTCCAAACACCAGTGATTCCCATTCAGTGCAAATTATTTTACCGCAGAAGCAGTTGGGTCGCAGATCGGACAT GTATGTTTTCTGTTGCTCTTACTCTCACAATGTTGCTCCAAGAGGCAAATTTATTGCTTTTGTTACCACAGAAGCTGAGACTGATAATCCCAAGGCAGAACTAAAGCCGGGAATTGACCTGCTGGGAGCTGttgatgagatattttttGATACATACGATAGATACGAGCCAGCCAATGAATCATCTCGGGACAATTGCTTTATATCCATG AGCTACGATGCTACAACACATTTCGAGTCAACTGTCACTGATGTGCTCAACATGTATACATTGATAACGGGAAAG GTTGTTGACCTGAGTGTGGATTTGAGTGCTGCCAGTGCTGCAGAAGAATGA